One genomic window of Bartonella sp. HY038 includes the following:
- a CDS encoding class I SAM-dependent methyltransferase, with protein sequence MYLDIHSLQKFYQSPLGKKVQQNLNNALQPHIPTRNDERIMGLGYCVPYLEPFRLKCDCCFAFMPARQGASTWPDIQNVATALVFEEDLPLADGCLDKIILVHALEQTENASETLRELWRVIAPNGKLIIIAPNRRGFWAGSDATPFGSGEPYSRGQLNQIVTNAGFTCQSLSETLHFLPQRNLNIRRFSTLFEKMQKRFFPYFGGALVLEATKHISQGIPLLKRNSRRIFSPVFTPQTTLTRGEQHLKQ encoded by the coding sequence ATGTATCTTGATATTCACTCTTTGCAAAAGTTTTATCAATCACCTTTAGGTAAAAAGGTGCAGCAAAATTTAAATAACGCACTTCAGCCACATATTCCAACCCGCAATGATGAAAGGATTATGGGACTTGGTTATTGCGTTCCTTATCTTGAACCATTTCGCTTGAAATGTGATTGTTGTTTTGCTTTTATGCCGGCGCGGCAAGGCGCTTCAACTTGGCCAGATATCCAAAATGTTGCAACTGCCTTGGTCTTTGAAGAAGATTTGCCCCTCGCTGACGGTTGTCTTGACAAGATCATCCTTGTGCATGCCTTAGAACAAACTGAAAACGCGAGCGAAACCCTGCGTGAATTATGGCGGGTTATAGCTCCTAATGGCAAACTCATTATTATTGCACCAAACCGACGTGGCTTTTGGGCAGGTTCTGATGCAACACCCTTTGGCTCCGGCGAACCCTATAGCCGTGGCCAACTAAACCAAATTGTGACCAATGCTGGTTTTACCTGTCAATCGCTTAGCGAAACGCTGCATTTTTTACCGCAAAGAAATTTAAATATCCGGCGCTTTTCCACGCTTTTTGAAAAAATGCAAAAGCGTTTTTTTCCTTATTTTGGTGGCGCTCTCGTTCTTGAAGCAACCAAGCATATCAGTCAAGGCATCCCACTGTTAAAACGCAATTCACGGCGGATATTTTCACCCGTTTTTACCCCGCAAACAACGCTTACACGTGGTGAACAACATTTAAAACAATAA
- a CDS encoding SH3 domain-containing protein produces MNRFAKSIITASTLAIAVIASALTAQATTISAPALSLHNAPATSAAVTSNIAKGTQVNVGVCNSAWCYVTAGNQKGWVETNKLSTQLAAANSRARSMAVSGGAGGSAATGGRTASAGLNISITIVPEKSEAKAANHNRINVAKIAPQNLR; encoded by the coding sequence ATGAACCGTTTTGCAAAATCAATCATCACTGCTTCAACTCTTGCAATTGCTGTAATCGCTAGCGCACTTACTGCACAAGCAACCACAATTTCAGCTCCTGCCTTATCATTGCATAATGCACCTGCAACAAGTGCGGCCGTAACCAGCAATATTGCTAAGGGTACTCAAGTTAATGTTGGTGTTTGCAATTCAGCTTGGTGCTATGTAACTGCAGGCAACCAAAAAGGTTGGGTTGAAACCAATAAGCTTTCAACACAATTGGCTGCTGCAAATAGCCGTGCTCGTTCAATGGCAGTTAGCGGTGGTGCAGGCGGCTCTGCTGCAACTGGTGGCCGTACAGCATCTGCTGGCTTAAATATTTCAATCACCATTGTTCCTGAAAAGTCAGAAGCAAAGGCTGCAAACCACAATCGCATTAATGTTGCTAAAATTGCACCACAAAACTTGCGTTAA